One Desulfolucanica intricata genomic region harbors:
- a CDS encoding LysR family transcriptional regulator, which produces MSELIMYHLRVFHSVARNLSYSKAGDELALSQPAVSRQIAALEKGLGLELFSKHGRRVVLTDAGRTLYDYSNRIMNLLEQAGQVMAQYHDLERGEINLGATLFTGSYILPLIIKDFQARLPNIKISIKLADESNLIRWILEGKLDLALTPEPKTKGNLYMERYLEDKLVLVYPPEELNLNIDKLFNKYPLITGEKNSPTRNVIENHLSNNGVNPQNYFEISDDQVIKQMVITGLGAAFLPFKAVQMEIDLGLLKVVSGRAAFLTRWIYWVTAKEQNYCPALLAFINFLRKSVI; this is translated from the coding sequence TTGTCTGAATTAATTATGTACCATCTGAGAGTCTTTCACTCGGTTGCCCGGAACTTAAGTTATTCAAAGGCAGGAGATGAGTTGGCCCTTAGTCAACCGGCGGTCTCACGCCAAATTGCAGCTCTGGAGAAAGGCTTAGGTCTTGAGCTATTTTCTAAGCACGGTCGTAGGGTAGTTCTTACTGATGCAGGTAGAACTCTCTATGATTACTCTAATAGAATAATGAACTTGCTTGAACAAGCCGGTCAAGTAATGGCCCAGTATCATGATCTGGAACGAGGAGAAATAAATTTAGGAGCAACTTTGTTCACTGGTAGTTATATACTGCCGCTAATTATAAAAGATTTCCAAGCCAGATTACCTAATATCAAAATATCAATAAAACTTGCCGATGAATCAAATCTAATTCGCTGGATTTTGGAAGGAAAGTTGGATTTAGCATTAACTCCGGAACCAAAAACCAAAGGAAATCTTTATATGGAAAGGTATCTTGAAGATAAACTGGTATTGGTTTATCCTCCTGAAGAATTGAACTTAAATATAGATAAACTCTTTAATAAGTATCCCTTAATTACCGGAGAAAAAAACTCACCAACCAGAAATGTGATAGAAAATCATCTTTCTAATAACGGGGTAAACCCACAAAATTATTTTGAGATATCTGATGATCAAGTAATAAAACAAATGGTTATCACAGGACTGGGAGCGGCTTTTTTACCGTTTAAAGCGGTTCAAATGGAAATTGATTTAGGCCTATTAAAAGTTGTATCCGGAAGAGCTGCTTTTTTGACAAGATGGATATATTGGGTTACAGCAAAGGAACAAAATTATTGCCCTGCCCTGCTGGCATTTATAAATTTTCTAAGAAAATCTGTTATTTAA